One Aegilops tauschii subsp. strangulata cultivar AL8/78 chromosome 2, Aet v6.0, whole genome shotgun sequence genomic window, ACAGTATTAAGGAGCTCCTCGCTCCCAATTTCATATCCGTGAAACTAATAAGACAGGTAGCTCAGGCGCAATTTTTTGCGCATGTGGAATCGAGCATAGTGTATCAATTTTATGCGCATGTGAAATTGAGCATACGCTGGCACTCTTGTGTGCATATGAATTCAAATAGGGTGGTGAGTGAATAGATGCCCGATCACCTTCTCAGACATCTCACGAATCAGGAGATACTAACGCGCCATGGAAAATCAGGAAACAGCAGTGGACCAACCTATGCTCTCCACCCGAGATATTCACACAAAACTGGTAGCTTGCTCCAGGAATTCTAAAAGCTGCACCTTCTTATGGAAACACATAATAGTTAGTTCTAGAAAATTTACCTAGCTTGTGTTCTTGGAAgtgttaaaaaaatgttgcaAGCATAGGTGCTAGACTCTCAGGGAGCTTCACCTCCTGATACCTGACAATCTGTTAATTGATGCTTTGCATCACAGTGTTATAAGGCATGCATATTAATATGATAAATCTAGCTTTTGCTACATCTTGCATGAATAGCTTTGCATCAATTCCTGTTTCATAGTGGTGACGGCAGTGATAGAATGGAGGATTttcatatatactccctccgtaaagaaatataagagcgtttagatcactaaagtagtaatctaaacgctcttatattcctttacagagggagtaaatGTTAACATCTTCCACAACTATAAAATGTTTCATTTCTGTATATTAGTACTGCCTTCTTTTTGTTCCTCAATATTGACATTCAAGGTATGCTCATTTGTTTTTTGTTATGTCGTACAGGGACATGATGGTCCTGTTATGGCCATGGCATGCCATGCCTCAGGTGGGTTGCTTGCAACTGCTGGAGCAGACAAGAAGGTGTGCGTGTGGGATGTGGATGGTGGATTTTGCACACATTTCTTTAGAGGTCATACAGGTGTTGTGACAACCATAATGTTCCACAAAGATCCAAAGCGCCTTCTGGTGAGTGTGATTTTGGAGATACATTACTTAAGTGATCAATTGATATCGAACTTTTTTGCTGTTGGTGCAAGTAACTCAGTATTAGCCCCACTGAGCTGTTGTTGGTTTTAgtgatatactccctccgttctaaatataagtccttttagagattccaatgcggactacatacggagcaaaatgagtgaatctccattctaaaatatgtctatatacatccgtatgtagtccttattgaaatctctaaaaagacttatatttagaaacggagggagtattcctttTATTTCTCTATGTATTCGCGGTATTTACAGCCTCATTATTTTCTCGATGTCTAGTTATTTTCAGGAAGTGATGATGGCACAGTGCGCGTTTGGAACCTTGAAAGCAAAAAATGCATTGCTGTGCTTAACGCACATTTTTCAACAGTGACTTCGTTGGCATTATCAGAAGATGGGCTAACATTGCTCAGTGCAGGGAGGGATAAGGTATAGCGGAAGGATTGAAATCTGGCTTAAATTCTGTACTAGCTTATACTTTGATGGTGCATGAGTACCATTGGTTTTTCATTGCTAGACACTGGAAAGGCTGGGGTTTGAAATTGATTGTGACAGTCATAAAATAGGATGATCTTCATGTCCTCATGGGGGGATGGGGCTAGTTACGATCATGCTTTTTATTTGTCTAGACTAGATACTTTTGCATGGCTAGCATTCCGATATTTATCAGTATATAAATTGTAAATTTGCAATGCACATTTCTGTCCTGAGCTACCAACAATTTGAGTGAATGAAACGTCTGTAGGTTGTGAATGTGTGGGATCTTCGGAAGTACGCCTCAAAGAAGACAATACCAGCATATGAAATGATAGAAGGTGTTTCCTTCATTGGACCAGGGAGCGGCATCTTGGCTTGTTTGGGTGTCGAAGCGGCAAAGTTGAAGGAAAAAACGGATGGTTATTTTCTTACGGTTGGTGAACGTGGAATCGTACGCATATGGTGCTTGGAAAGGTACATTGATTTTACATATGCAGTTCTTAAATACTTCATTCATGTCCATCTGGAATGCATTTCTCAATTGCTTTTCTGGTCATTCTACAGCGCTGTCTGCGTGTTTGAGCAGCAGTCATCTGATGTAACCATCAACTCAGAAAACGAGGAATCTAGAAGGGGCTTTACAGCTACTACTATGTTGCCAGATGATCAAGGAATTCTATGTGTCACTGCTGATCAACAATTTTTGTTCTATTCTTGTACAAGAACTGATGAAGGAACTTTCCAGTTAAACCTATATAAGCGTCTAATAGGTTATAATGACGAGATTCTTGATTTGAAGTTTGTTGGGGAAGAGGAACAATATCTTGCCGTAGCCACTAACTTGGAGCAGGTGCGTGAATAATTTTATATTACAGTTCTTGTGGATTTAACCAATTTCTCACACCATTTTCTCCATTTGCAGGTCCGTGTTTATGATGTTGCATCAATGTCATGTTCTTATGTGCTGGCGGGCCACACTGAAATTGTTGTTTGCCTTGATACTTGTGTCTCTGCTTCTGGGAAGACACTTGTTGTAACTGGGAGCAAAGATAATACTGTAAGTGTGATTTCCTGCCTAAAGATACTGCTGAATTAACATACATTTTTTGTGGGTTAACTGTTATTACTCCTTTGTCATTTTTCCATTTTGGATGTAACATTTGGTATCTCACAGGTAAGATTGTGGGATATGGAAAAGAGAAGCTGTATTGGTACTGGTAAAGGCCATCTAGGAGCTATTGGTTGTGTCGCTTTCTCAAAGAAGTCGAAGAACTTTTTTGTTAGTGGCAGCAGGTTAGTTTGAAAATCATAACTGTTCCATTTCAGAGCTGATTGATATTCAATTCCTCAGTGATTAATCGTGACTCTTTTTCTAGACGTATAGTTATCTGACAGTCTTGAGAACTGTTGAGATGCCATGTTTTGGTTGGGTTTTGCATGTCTATGGGCGGGTGGGTGTTCTAAGGAAATTGACTTTGCCTTTTGGTATCGAGTTATTGTATGTAGCAGTGTAGGCATTGAACTGCCCAATTAGTCAACTGGCCAAGGGAATGTATGTAGGCAACTCGAGACCGTCTTGGTGATTCGTCATCGGTTCTAGAGAACCTCACTAGTTTTACTTGTGGATGCAAAACATGTCGAAGTGAACCAATGCTCAAGTCTAAATTCTGGAATGAGTGGAACTATTGAACACTTTCAGTCTTTCTTCACCACAGTTTCTTACAAGAAtgatacttcccttgtccatttCCCTATATCCGTTATTGCTAATGTTCTTCTAAAATAAGTTTGCCTTATTATTAGTGACCGAACCATCAAGGTTTGGACCTGGGATGATACACTCATTGATGCTGGCGGTGAAGTTCCTCTCAAAGCAAAGGCTGGTGTAGCTGCACATGATAAAGATATTAATTCTCTGTCTGTCTCACCTAATGACGGCCTTGTTTGCAGTGGTTCGGAGGTGAGATTGAGTATATGCTACTTATCTTGAAGGCTCTTTTGACTTGCCTCATTGAACTGTCGGATCTCATTACCATGATTCTGTAGGACCGAACTGCAAGCATATGGAAACTCCCTAACCTAGTGTCCTCTGTTGTCCTTAAAGGGCATAAAAGGGGCATTTGGTCAGTTGAGTTTTCCCCTGTTGAACAATGTGTCATAACATCATCTGGCGACAAAACTGTCAAAATATGGCATGTTGCTGATGGCTCATGCCTGAAGACATTTGAGGGTCATACGTCAAGTGTTTTAAGAGCTTCATTCCTTTCACGTGGAACTCAGTTTGTTTCTTGTGGTAATAAGAAATAAGCAcgttttattattattatttgggTGTTGGGTCGTGGTACTGACTCCCTTGTTGTGATGTCCTTACTGTAGGAAGCGATGGTCTAGTGAAGCTATGGACGATAAAAACGAATGAGTGCATTGCTACGTATGACAAGCACGATGGGAAGGTATGCTATCTAGCTCTGCTTTATTTATCATCTGTAATCTGAGCTCGGTAGATCATCCACATTTTATGATATTGTAATAACATAGTTATGTTGAAGCAGCTGAAACACTATGCTGAACTGCTGTTACCGGTTTTTAAGAGAGTTTAATAATGAACCTGACTTGTGTTCAGTCAAACAGAAACTGCCGGTATTCTGTTTCATTAGAGAGCAGTGTGATAATGTGCAGTTTGGCTGTGCGATTCATCAGCCTCGATATTTGCTATCAGTTTTTGTTAATTTGCGACTTGCTTAGCTTTATTAATCAGTTCATCTGTGGACAAAATGTATGATTTCATGAGAATTTTCTAATATCCACTTTACTATCTAACATAAACTTTAGAAAGTTAGTTAATTAGTAAATTCTGTACTATTTTTAGGCAATACATGtatttttcgcttgctgtatgcTTAGTAAGGACTCCCCAACTGACTGTCAGTTATTCAACAGGTTTGGGCACTGGCTGTTGGCAAGAAAACTGAAATGCTTGCTACTGGCGGAACCGATTCTGATCTTAACCTTTGGCACGATTGCACGATGGAAGATAAGCAGGAGGATTTCCTTAAGAAGGCAAGTGCAATATTCTACTATACTTCCAGGATAAAAAGCTTTGCATGCGAGATGCTTGTCTTTGTATATTTCTTTGGCAAACAGCACCGAATACATTTTTCTTTCTTCCTGAGTATAACAACACTGGAAACATGATCTTTGGTTCTTATAAATGGACGTAACCTTGAATCCAATAAACACTTGCAGTCAGTGGTTTGGTAATTAGATGTAGTTACCATATTCTTGAGTTTTGATGGATGCCATTTTTCGTACATGTTTCCTTCTGCGAGTGCCTATGCCTCCTTGGATCTATGTACAATGCTTATCTGCATTCACCATTGTTTCAGGAGGAGGAAGTTTTAAGAGGCCAGGAATTGGAAAATGCAGTGTCAGATTCAGACTATACAAGAGCAATACAACTCGCATTTGAGCTTAGAAGACCACGCAGGCTTCTTGAGTTATTCTCACAGCTTTGCAGGTACTCATCTTTAAAGGAGGTCACTTTGCTTTTCTTGTATATAAATTTGATATATTGTTGTCTGTGCAGGAAAGCTGATCCAGAGGACCCTATAGAAAAAGCCCTTCTTGGTCTCCCAAAGGAAGGGCTTCGCGTGCTTCTTGAGTATATACGGGAATGGAATACAAAGCCCAAGTTCTGTCATGTTGCGCAGTTTGTGCTTTTTCGGGTGTTGAGGAGCTTGCCTCCCACTGATATCCTGGAGGTACTTACCTTTTTTCTTTTCAAAGAGTTGTATTGAAGAGCATGCTGATAATCTGTGACAAACTGTTACCCTTTTCCTGAGACGTCTCATTTGTTTGTGCAGATAAAAGGCATCAGCGAGCTCCTTGAGGGCCTCATCCCATATTCGCAAAGACACTTCAGCAGAGTCGATAGACTTGTACGCAGCACATTTTTGTTGGACTACACCTTGACTCGGATGTCTGTCGTAGACCCAGACGTAGATGCGGGCACAACCAAAGATGTTACAAACGACTCGTCAATGGACAATGTTGAGATCGCGCCGACGGAGCCTGCACTAGAGACACCGGAAAAGCCGGGCAAGAAGAGAAAATCCAGCAAAACAAGCCAATCAAGCAAGAAAAGTAGCAAGAAGGTGAAGGCTTCTTCTAACGGCGACAGTAAAGCTGTTTCTGTCGAGGTGTAAACAGTTAACACTGACCGGGTCTCTCTTCGCGCCACCGATTTTGTAGCTGCTGTTGTATCTGCCGAATCATATTTGTTTTGCATCGTGACAGACACTGTACAGAATGTATTCTTTGGCGAGTCGAGAAGACATGCTTGCTTCAGGCATGTACGAGCGATCTGTTTCAGTTTTCTGATGGAGTCCACAGCTGAGCTTTTAGTTTCAGAAATTGTTGCAGGCCATCTTATCCGCTGGGTTGGTTCGCCTCCACGGAGGCAGTGCGTGCCCCAGTCATAAAGTCGCTTGCTCCACTTGCAATTGTTGGATCTGCGATCTGGACGCCGTTATGCATGCTTCATAATTCCTGTCCTAGTCACCTTTTGTGGCTGAGTGTGGATTGAGGTGGAAGTGGAGCAATTGTGTCCCACGTTTTGCAAGTTCTGATATAAAATTCCATAGCAGTTGTGTAACGTAGACCTTTGGGGGGGAAGCATCTGTCATCGCCTTTTGGTTCCCCGGTCACGAGTTTAATCGCCGGTAA contains:
- the LOC109754756 gene encoding protein TORMOZ EMBRYO DEFECTIVE — translated: MALSQGPKKNYRCDRSLQQFYTGGPFAVGRGPRGEGEGEGDAESFLACACGSELRVVSAADASAIGEPIDGDSEAVTGIALSPDSRLLFAAGHSKLIRVWDLASRTCIRSWKGHDGPVMAMACHASGGLLATAGADKKVCVWDVDGGFCTHFFRGHTGVVTTIMFHKDPKRLLLFSGSDDGTVRVWNLESKKCIAVLNAHFSTVTSLALSEDGLTLLSAGRDKVVNVWDLRKYASKKTIPAYEMIEGVSFIGPGSGILACLGVEAAKLKEKTDGYFLTVGERGIVRIWCLESAVCVFEQQSSDVTINSENEESRRGFTATTMLPDDQGILCVTADQQFLFYSCTRTDEGTFQLNLYKRLIGYNDEILDLKFVGEEEQYLAVATNLEQVRVYDVASMSCSYVLAGHTEIVVCLDTCVSASGKTLVVTGSKDNTVRLWDMEKRSCIGTGKGHLGAIGCVAFSKKSKNFFVSGSSDRTIKVWTWDDTLIDAGGEVPLKAKAGVAAHDKDINSLSVSPNDGLVCSGSEDRTASIWKLPNLVSSVVLKGHKRGIWSVEFSPVEQCVITSSGDKTVKIWHVADGSCLKTFEGHTSSVLRASFLSRGTQFVSCGSDGLVKLWTIKTNECIATYDKHDGKVWALAVGKKTEMLATGGTDSDLNLWHDCTMEDKQEDFLKKEEEVLRGQELENAVSDSDYTRAIQLAFELRRPRRLLELFSQLCRKADPEDPIEKALLGLPKEGLRVLLEYIREWNTKPKFCHVAQFVLFRVLRSLPPTDILEIKGISELLEGLIPYSQRHFSRVDRLVRSTFLLDYTLTRMSVVDPDVDAGTTKDVTNDSSMDNVEIAPTEPALETPEKPGKKRKSSKTSQSSKKSSKKVKASSNGDSKAVSVEV